The Candidatus Rokuibacteriota bacterium genome includes a region encoding these proteins:
- a CDS encoding indolepyruvate ferredoxin oxidoreductase family protein, translating into MKEGSVMALATVTLDDKYTLESGRVFLTGIQALVRLPIMQRQRDVAAGLNTAGFISGFQGSPLNGVDQNLWRAEPFLVKHHIRFQPGLNEELGLTSVWGSQQVTLFEGARYDGVFALWYGKWAGVGRCGDVFNHGNSAGSARHGGVLLVAGDDHMARSSTVATQSEPMLTAAMIPVLSPAGVQDYLDLGIHGWAMSRYSGCWIGLKAIDETIESSASVHVDPHRITVRLPEDFVLPPDGLNIRLPDQPLQMERRIHEYRLRAAQAYARANRLDQTVFDSPRARLGIITAGKSYLDVRQALDHLGIDARRAAEIGVRLHKVGMTWPLEPEGVRRFGEGLEEILVVEEKRPFLESQVKAQLYNWPEPRRPRVIGKFDDTAGEAPGREEWLLPAPGELTPEVIARVIAGRIGRFFGDERLRERLGVLEEKERAVARPALTQQLQGYLGDAGRVPYFCSGCPHNTSTRVPEGSHGMAGVGCHFMATYIFPGTKIFTHMGAEGVAWIGQAPFTDTPHVFANLGDGTYYHSGVLAIRAAVAAGVTMTYKILYNHVTAATGGQPFPGELTVPQLTRQLAAERVSRIVVVTDEPAKYGRDPGFAPGVAVRHRDDLEAVQRELREQKGVSALVYDQTCAAEKRRRRKRGLYPDPARRAFINEAVCEGCGDCNEKSNCLSVLPVETELGRKRAIDQSSCNKDFSCL; encoded by the coding sequence ATGAAGGAGGGCAGCGTCATGGCGCTGGCCACAGTGACCCTGGACGACAAGTACACCCTCGAGTCCGGCCGGGTCTTCCTCACCGGCATCCAGGCCCTCGTCCGGCTCCCCATCATGCAGCGGCAGCGGGACGTGGCTGCGGGGCTCAACACCGCCGGCTTCATCTCCGGCTTCCAGGGCTCGCCGCTGAACGGCGTGGACCAGAACCTATGGAGGGCGGAGCCCTTCCTCGTCAAGCACCACATCCGCTTCCAGCCGGGGCTCAACGAGGAGCTGGGGCTCACGTCGGTGTGGGGAAGCCAGCAGGTCACGCTGTTCGAGGGCGCCCGCTACGACGGTGTCTTCGCGCTCTGGTACGGCAAGTGGGCGGGCGTCGGCCGCTGCGGGGACGTCTTCAACCACGGCAACTCCGCCGGGAGCGCCCGCCACGGCGGCGTGCTGCTGGTGGCCGGGGACGACCACATGGCGCGCTCCTCCACCGTCGCGACCCAGAGCGAGCCCATGCTGACCGCGGCCATGATCCCGGTGCTGAGCCCCGCGGGGGTGCAGGACTACCTCGACCTGGGCATCCACGGCTGGGCCATGTCCCGCTACTCCGGGTGCTGGATCGGGCTCAAGGCCATCGACGAGACCATCGAGAGCTCGGCCTCGGTGCACGTGGACCCGCACCGGATCACCGTGCGCCTGCCGGAGGACTTCGTGCTCCCGCCGGACGGGCTCAATATCAGGCTGCCGGACCAGCCGCTCCAGATGGAGCGCCGGATCCACGAGTACCGGCTCCGGGCGGCCCAGGCCTATGCCCGCGCAAACCGGCTCGACCAGACGGTGTTCGACAGCCCGAGGGCGCGGCTCGGCATCATCACGGCTGGCAAGTCCTACCTTGATGTGCGCCAGGCGCTGGACCACCTCGGCATCGACGCGCGGCGCGCCGCGGAGATCGGCGTCCGCCTCCACAAGGTCGGGATGACCTGGCCGCTCGAGCCGGAGGGGGTGCGCCGGTTCGGCGAGGGGCTGGAGGAGATCCTGGTCGTGGAGGAGAAGCGCCCGTTCCTCGAGTCCCAGGTGAAGGCCCAGCTCTACAACTGGCCCGAGCCGCGGCGGCCCCGGGTCATCGGCAAGTTCGACGACACGGCCGGGGAGGCGCCCGGCCGGGAGGAATGGCTCCTGCCCGCGCCCGGCGAGCTCACCCCCGAGGTGATCGCGCGGGTGATTGCCGGACGCATTGGGCGCTTCTTCGGCGACGAGCGGCTGCGGGAGCGCCTCGGCGTCCTCGAGGAGAAGGAGCGGGCCGTCGCCCGGCCCGCCCTGACCCAGCAGCTCCAGGGGTACCTGGGGGATGCCGGGCGAGTCCCGTACTTCTGCTCCGGCTGCCCCCACAACACCTCCACCCGGGTGCCGGAGGGCAGCCACGGCATGGCCGGCGTGGGCTGCCACTTCATGGCGACCTACATCTTCCCGGGCACCAAGATCTTCACCCATATGGGCGCCGAGGGGGTGGCGTGGATCGGCCAGGCCCCCTTCACCGACACCCCGCATGTCTTCGCCAACCTGGGCGACGGCACCTACTACCACTCGGGCGTGCTGGCGATCCGCGCCGCAGTGGCGGCCGGCGTCACCATGACGTACAAGATCCTCTACAACCACGTGACGGCCGCGACAGGCGGGCAGCCGTTCCCGGGCGAGCTGACCGTCCCGCAGCTCACGCGGCAGCTGGCCGCGGAGCGGGTGAGCCGGATCGTGGTCGTGACGGACGAGCCCGCCAAGTATGGCCGCGATCCGGGGTTCGCCCCGGGCGTCGCCGTCCGCCACCGGGACGACCTGGAGGCGGTGCAGCGCGAGCTGCGGGAGCAGAAGGGCGTCTCGGCCCTCGTCTACGACCAGACCTGCGCCGCGGAGAAGCGGCGCCGGCGCAAGCGGGGCCTCTACCCCGACCCGGCGCGGCGCGCCTTCATCAACGAGGCCGTCTGCGAGGGGTGCGGCGACTGCAACGAGAAGTCCAATTGCCTGTCGGTGCTGCCTGTCGAGACGGAGCTGGGGCGCAAGCGCGCCATCGACCAGTCCTCCTGCAACAAGGACTTCTCCTGCCT
- a CDS encoding thioesterase family protein produces the protein MEHRGALSGLDEAFYVSDGQRFIATPHTRGPWSPDLQHAGPPSALLARAIERAVAGEPALAVTRLTVELLAPIPIAAFEIQTSVLRAGRKVRRIDATLTTENRAIARATGLAIRTASGDIPPSPAPKTCPDPPDRGEPHLFPVVLGSPAGYATAVEARRVAGATQEGGIAAWIRSRVALVSGETPSPLQRVMIAADSGNGVAVPLDPRRFTFINADLTVACFRPLEGEWVCLDAVTAHDPAGIGLTETRLWDLRGPIGRALQTLVIEPREA, from the coding sequence GTGGAGCATCGAGGAGCGCTGAGTGGCCTCGACGAGGCCTTTTACGTGTCAGACGGACAGCGGTTCATCGCCACGCCCCACACGCGGGGGCCGTGGAGCCCCGATCTGCAGCATGCCGGCCCCCCATCGGCGCTGCTCGCGCGCGCCATCGAGCGGGCCGTGGCCGGAGAGCCGGCGCTGGCCGTCACGCGGCTCACCGTGGAGCTGCTCGCGCCCATCCCCATCGCCGCGTTCGAGATCCAGACCAGCGTGCTGCGGGCCGGTCGGAAGGTGCGGAGGATCGACGCGACGCTGACCACCGAGAACCGGGCGATCGCTCGCGCCACCGGACTGGCCATCCGCACGGCCAGCGGCGACATCCCGCCGTCTCCGGCTCCCAAGACCTGTCCCGATCCCCCCGACCGGGGGGAGCCCCATCTCTTCCCGGTGGTGCTCGGCTCCCCCGCGGGGTACGCCACGGCGGTGGAGGCGCGGCGCGTGGCCGGCGCCACCCAGGAGGGCGGCATCGCCGCGTGGATCCGCAGCCGCGTGGCGCTGGTGTCCGGCGAGACGCCCTCGCCGCTGCAGCGCGTGATGATCGCCGCCGATTCCGGCAACGGCGTGGCCGTGCCCCTGGACCCGCGGCGCTTCACCTTCATCAATGCCGACCTGACCGTGGCCTGCTTCCGCCCGCTCGAGGGCGAGTGGGTGTGCCTGGATGCGGTCACGGCGCACGATCCGGCCGGCATCGGCCTCACCGAGACCCGCCTGTGGGATCTCCGCGGTCCCATCGGGCGGGCGCTGCAGACCCTGGTGATCGAGCCCCGGGAGGCGTGA
- a CDS encoding fumarylacetoacetate hydrolase family protein: MKFARFRVDGYDYYGQVEADRLRAIQGDLFSGDYRLSGAVYPLDRVKLLPPSRPVNFWGVGENYPRHVEFRIEQMGREIEERARRFTPWHKGVGSLIASGDTVMMPPDLKVLEYEGELCVVIGRPAYRVSREEAPHYIFGYSVSNDISGADYRDAFMWRMKCSDTFGPVGPWIETTIDPHDLDIITRVDGREEDRGSTRDMIHDCYAIVSNISQYCTLHPGDLITTGAPGSTRPLRAGEVVEVEIPGIGVLRNPIAAGR; encoded by the coding sequence ATGAAATTCGCCCGCTTCCGCGTGGACGGCTACGACTACTACGGTCAGGTCGAGGCGGACCGGCTCCGGGCCATCCAGGGCGACCTGTTCAGCGGGGACTACCGGCTCAGCGGGGCCGTCTACCCTCTGGACCGGGTCAAGCTGCTGCCTCCCTCGCGCCCGGTGAACTTCTGGGGCGTCGGCGAGAACTACCCGCGCCACGTCGAGTTCCGCATCGAGCAGATGGGGCGCGAGATCGAGGAGCGGGCCAGGCGCTTCACCCCCTGGCACAAGGGTGTCGGCTCCCTCATCGCCTCGGGGGACACGGTGATGATGCCGCCGGACCTGAAGGTGCTCGAATACGAGGGCGAGCTGTGCGTCGTCATCGGGAGACCCGCGTACCGCGTCAGCCGGGAGGAGGCGCCCCACTACATCTTCGGCTACAGCGTCTCCAACGACATCAGCGGCGCCGACTACCGGGACGCCTTCATGTGGCGGATGAAGTGCAGCGACACCTTCGGACCCGTCGGGCCGTGGATCGAGACGACGATCGACCCCCACGACCTGGACATCATCACCCGAGTGGACGGGCGGGAGGAGGACCGGGGCAGCACCCGGGACATGATCCACGACTGCTATGCCATCGTCAGCAACATCAGCCAGTACTGCACGCTTCACCCGGGCGACCTCATCACCACCGGCGCGCCCGGGAGCACCCGGCCGCTCCGAGCGGGAGAAGTGGTGGAGGTCGAGATCCCGGGGATCGGAGTGCTGCGAAACCCCATCGCGGCGGGGAGATGA
- a CDS encoding LLM class flavin-dependent oxidoreductase, whose translation MADLMRLVQSIEAAGFDGAGILDSQMLGRDAFVILGQAAAHTSRLVLFPAVTNPVTRHASVLAGAIQTVEELAPGRVKFIIGTGYSSASTIGRPPATLAEMRACLATVKALLAGDPVDFGSTRGRLAYAQGRPIPVLMAASGPKAIEVAGEIADGVLLLVGFNRGIVERALEHLERGARRAGRRLEDLEVIWAVRTGTAATLEEARRQARPVAVHWGVLRWGGHWLEPAGLRLPALEIPDAVRRIYPDLSHAHDWDEAIAATAFVPDEVIAELCDAMGLIGGPEHCADRIVEMARLGVRQLYLMPVQTFVGPEQEVRVFRDVVFPRLRAAGIR comes from the coding sequence ATGGCAGACCTCATGCGGCTCGTCCAGAGCATCGAGGCGGCGGGATTCGACGGTGCCGGCATCCTCGACAGCCAGATGCTGGGCCGCGACGCCTTCGTCATCCTCGGCCAGGCCGCCGCCCACACCTCCCGGCTGGTCCTGTTCCCCGCCGTGACGAACCCGGTCACGCGCCACGCCTCGGTGCTCGCCGGCGCGATCCAGACGGTCGAGGAGCTGGCGCCGGGCCGGGTGAAATTCATCATCGGCACCGGCTACTCGTCGGCGAGCACCATCGGGCGCCCGCCAGCCACGCTCGCCGAGATGCGTGCCTGCCTTGCGACGGTGAAGGCGCTGCTCGCTGGAGATCCGGTTGACTTCGGGAGCACGCGGGGGCGGCTCGCCTATGCCCAGGGGCGGCCGATTCCCGTGCTGATGGCGGCGTCGGGTCCGAAGGCCATCGAGGTCGCCGGCGAGATCGCCGACGGCGTGCTGCTGCTGGTGGGGTTCAACCGCGGCATCGTGGAGCGGGCCCTCGAGCACCTCGAGCGCGGCGCGCGGCGCGCGGGACGCCGGCTCGAGGACCTCGAGGTCATCTGGGCGGTGCGGACCGGCACGGCGGCCACCCTGGAGGAGGCGCGCCGGCAGGCGCGGCCCGTCGCCGTGCACTGGGGCGTGCTGCGCTGGGGCGGCCACTGGCTCGAGCCCGCGGGACTCCGCCTCCCGGCGCTCGAGATCCCGGACGCGGTGCGGCGGATCTACCCCGATCTCTCGCATGCCCACGACTGGGACGAGGCCATCGCGGCCACGGCCTTCGTGCCGGACGAGGTGATCGCGGAGCTCTGCGATGCGATGGGACTCATCGGCGGGCCCGAGCACTGCGCCGATCGGATCGTCGAGATGGCCCGGCTCGGCGTGCGTCAGCTCTACCTCATGCCGGTGCAGACCTTCGTCGGCCCCGAGCAGGAGGTGCGGGTGTTCCGTGACGTCGTCTTCCCGCGCCTGCGCGCCGCCGGTATCCGGTGA
- a CDS encoding EthD family reductase, which produces MVKVIAIVKRKPGMTVDAFQDHWRTAHADVVRRLPGLRRYVQSPTLPSGYRKGEPAWDGIAELWFDSMDALRALRGTPAQAGVDADEPRFIDKATMTTLLTDEHVIKEAPVPAGAAKWVEFLTRRPDLTVEAFQRHWREVHGPIAAGIPQIRRYVQSHVRPGAYASGRTPRYDGVALTWFDDTQAMRASAATAAYAATRADEANFLAPGEAPVIITREHVVVG; this is translated from the coding sequence ATGGTCAAGGTGATCGCGATTGTCAAGCGGAAGCCGGGGATGACGGTCGACGCCTTCCAGGACCACTGGCGCACGGCGCACGCTGACGTCGTGCGCCGGCTGCCGGGCCTCCGGCGCTACGTCCAGTCCCCGACGCTCCCCTCGGGCTACCGCAAGGGCGAGCCGGCGTGGGACGGCATCGCCGAGCTCTGGTTCGACTCGATGGACGCGCTGCGGGCGCTCCGCGGCACCCCCGCCCAGGCGGGGGTGGACGCCGACGAGCCGCGGTTCATCGACAAGGCGACCATGACGACGTTGCTCACGGACGAGCACGTCATCAAGGAGGCACCGGTGCCAGCGGGCGCCGCCAAGTGGGTCGAGTTCCTCACCCGTCGGCCGGACCTCACGGTCGAGGCGTTCCAGCGCCACTGGCGGGAGGTGCATGGGCCGATCGCGGCGGGGATCCCGCAGATCCGCCGGTACGTGCAGAGCCACGTGCGGCCGGGCGCCTACGCGAGCGGCCGGACCCCGCGCTACGACGGCGTCGCGCTCACGTGGTTCGACGACACGCAGGCCATGCGCGCCTCCGCGGCGACGGCCGCGTACGCGGCGACGCGCGCCGACGAGGCGAACTTCCTGGCGCCCGGGGAGGCGCCTGTCATCATCACCCGGGAGCACGTCGTCGTTGGCTGA
- a CDS encoding methyltransferase domain-containing protein — translation MADPRLDTVRLQRLSRSYREAATLMAGVELGLFTRVAHGADTLARLAEELGFTPTNAERLVTACVALGLLVRDGARFRNAPDVERYLVEGEPGYAGPWILFTKPEWEDWGRLAERLRDTGPPVVLGKYAQGFTVEEARKYHEATYSIGLGSGRRFVRQVDLARRRRILDLGGGSGCYCIAACQAHAQLHAVVFDLPPVTEVAREFIASHGLAGRITTVSGDFTADPLPAGADVVIMASNLPQYSREIIQRVVGKAWEALEPGGEMHLIGEMLNSERTGPADPALWGLAETVYGSTGLAHSVTECVGYLEAAGFTGVTAQEFIPSVLIRVTGIRPA, via the coding sequence ATGGCCGACCCGAGGCTCGACACCGTGAGGCTCCAGCGGCTCTCCCGCTCCTACCGCGAGGCGGCCACGCTGATGGCCGGCGTCGAGCTGGGCCTCTTCACCCGCGTGGCGCACGGGGCCGACACGCTGGCGCGGCTCGCCGAGGAACTGGGTTTCACCCCGACCAATGCCGAGCGGCTGGTGACGGCCTGCGTGGCGCTGGGCCTCCTGGTGCGCGACGGGGCGCGGTTCCGCAACGCGCCCGACGTCGAGCGCTACCTCGTCGAGGGGGAGCCCGGCTATGCCGGGCCGTGGATCCTCTTCACCAAGCCCGAGTGGGAGGACTGGGGGCGTCTGGCCGAGCGCCTCAGGGACACGGGCCCGCCCGTGGTCCTGGGCAAGTACGCCCAGGGCTTCACGGTGGAGGAGGCGCGGAAGTACCACGAGGCGACCTACAGCATCGGCCTGGGCTCGGGCCGCCGCTTCGTCCGACAGGTGGACCTCGCGCGGCGGCGGCGCATCCTGGACCTGGGGGGCGGCTCCGGGTGCTACTGCATCGCCGCCTGCCAGGCGCATGCGCAGCTCCACGCGGTGGTCTTCGACCTGCCGCCGGTGACGGAGGTGGCGCGCGAGTTCATCGCCTCCCACGGGCTTGCCGGCCGCATCACCACCGTCAGCGGAGATTTCACCGCGGACCCGCTGCCGGCGGGCGCTGATGTCGTCATCATGGCGAGCAATCTGCCGCAGTACAGCCGCGAGATCATCCAGCGCGTGGTCGGCAAGGCGTGGGAGGCCCTCGAGCCGGGCGGCGAGATGCATCTGATCGGCGAGATGCTCAACAGCGAGCGTACCGGCCCCGCGGACCCGGCGCTGTGGGGGCTGGCCGAGACCGTCTACGGTAGCACCGGCCTCGCCCATTCCGTCACCGAGTGCGTGGGCTACCTGGAGGCCGCCGGCTTCACGGGCGTCACCGCGCAGGAGTTCATTCCGTCGGTCCTGATCCGCGTCACCGGGATCCGGCCCGCCTGA
- a CDS encoding SDR family oxidoreductase, with protein sequence MSERDPYGGLTDEELERIPTVFRDGLFAGQVVLVSGGAGGIGRALCCLFGRLGASIVACGRDAAKLAGLEAWLGRLGIPCMTRAMTIRDPAQVAGLMDAVWERHGRLDVLINNAGGQFAAPALSITPKGWNAVIDTNLTGTWYMTQEAGRRWIERKESGSVVSMVVPPQQVGVGIPHTAAARAGQVAFSRSLCLEWAPHGIRINCVALGTLASPGLERYPRTARPSFVHNPMRRLGDVHDVAQACVYLAAPSGKFITGEVLTVDGGWQVWGDFWPLGKPDYFKIEE encoded by the coding sequence GTGAGCGAGCGCGATCCGTATGGCGGCCTCACCGACGAGGAGCTGGAGAGAATCCCCACCGTCTTCCGCGACGGGCTCTTCGCGGGCCAGGTGGTGCTGGTCAGCGGTGGGGCGGGCGGGATCGGCCGCGCCCTCTGCTGCCTCTTCGGCCGGCTGGGCGCCTCGATCGTGGCGTGCGGGCGGGATGCCGCCAAGCTCGCCGGCCTCGAGGCCTGGCTGGGGCGGCTCGGCATCCCGTGCATGACTCGCGCGATGACGATCCGGGATCCGGCGCAGGTCGCGGGGCTGATGGACGCCGTCTGGGAGCGCCACGGGCGGCTCGACGTGCTGATCAACAACGCGGGCGGCCAGTTCGCGGCCCCGGCGCTATCGATCACGCCGAAGGGGTGGAATGCCGTCATCGACACCAACCTCACGGGCACCTGGTACATGACGCAGGAGGCCGGGCGCCGCTGGATCGAGCGCAAGGAGTCCGGGTCGGTCGTCAGCATGGTGGTGCCCCCGCAGCAGGTGGGCGTCGGCATCCCGCACACGGCGGCTGCCCGGGCCGGACAGGTGGCGTTCTCCCGCAGCCTCTGTCTCGAGTGGGCGCCGCACGGCATTCGCATCAACTGCGTGGCGCTGGGCACGCTGGCCAGCCCGGGGCTCGAGCGGTACCCGCGCACGGCGCGGCCTTCCTTCGTCCACAACCCGATGCGTCGGCTGGGCGATGTCCACGACGTGGCGCAGGCCTGCGTCTACCTCGCCGCGCCCTCGGGCAAGTTCATCACCGGCGAGGTGCTCACGGTGGACGGCGGCTGGCAGGTCTGGGGCGACTTCTGGCCGCTGGGGAAGCCCGACTACTTCAAGATCGAGGAGTGA
- a CDS encoding nitronate monooxygenase yields MTTGTRSALHTPLCDLLGIRYPICQAGMGFVARSGLAAAVSEAGGLGVLAAAHNTPEGLREEIRRVRDATDKPFGVDVLFATIRAAGEEVDRFTDAVRGSIDVALEERVPVLIAGLGNPGPVTAEAHRLGMRVMALCGNVKQARDHAASGVDVVIAQGHEAGGHTGRIAGLVLIPAIVDAVRPVPVVAAGGIADGRGLVAALALGAVGVWLGTRFIATAEAHAHDNYKQKIVAIDEEGTVVTRASSGKPCRLIRNNFTREWEKRAGEIQPFPVQLSRVGFPASIQAREQGDIENGSAACGQSAGLIHGVRPAQEVMEAMVDEARAVLARLPR; encoded by the coding sequence ATGACGACCGGGACCCGGAGCGCGCTCCATACCCCGCTCTGCGACCTCCTCGGCATCCGCTACCCGATCTGCCAGGCGGGCATGGGCTTCGTGGCGCGCTCTGGGCTCGCGGCGGCCGTGTCCGAGGCAGGGGGCCTGGGCGTGCTGGCGGCCGCGCACAACACCCCCGAGGGACTGCGCGAGGAGATCCGCCGGGTGCGGGATGCCACCGACAAGCCCTTCGGCGTCGACGTGCTCTTCGCCACCATCCGCGCCGCCGGGGAGGAAGTGGACCGCTTCACGGATGCCGTGCGCGGCTCCATCGACGTGGCCCTCGAGGAGCGGGTGCCAGTCCTCATCGCCGGGCTCGGAAACCCGGGGCCCGTCACGGCCGAGGCCCACCGGCTCGGGATGAGGGTGATGGCCCTCTGCGGCAACGTCAAGCAGGCCCGGGATCACGCTGCCAGCGGCGTGGACGTGGTGATCGCCCAGGGGCATGAGGCGGGCGGGCACACGGGGCGGATCGCCGGGCTCGTGCTGATCCCGGCCATCGTGGACGCGGTGCGGCCGGTGCCCGTGGTCGCCGCGGGGGGCATCGCGGACGGGCGCGGGCTGGTGGCGGCGCTGGCGCTGGGCGCCGTCGGCGTATGGCTGGGGACGCGCTTCATCGCCACCGCCGAGGCCCATGCCCACGACAACTACAAGCAGAAGATCGTCGCCATCGACGAGGAGGGGACCGTGGTGACGCGTGCCTCCAGCGGCAAGCCCTGCCGGCTCATCCGCAACAACTTCACCCGCGAGTGGGAGAAGCGCGCGGGTGAGATCCAGCCCTTCCCGGTGCAGCTCTCGCGCGTGGGATTCCCGGCCTCCATCCAGGCCCGCGAGCAGGGCGACATCGAGAACGGCAGCGCGGCGTGCGGCCAGTCGGCGGGCTTGATTCACGGGGTGCGGCCGGCGCAAGAGGTGATGGAGGCGATGGTGGACGAGGCCCGGGCCGTGCTGGCGCGGCTGCCCCGCTGA
- a CDS encoding radical SAM protein — translation MKAPGDILLIACYELGHQPLSVAWPAAVLAERGYAPAVLDVSVEPFDPEKAARARLVAISVPMHTALRVGVTAAGRVRAVNPGCHICFFGLYAHLNAGHLLAHGVDSVIGGEPEPPLADLADALARGQEPRVPGVATARAPAPPHLARHPLPRPSRASLPGLKKYARLERAGRREVAGYVEASRGCLHLCRHCPIPPVYGGRFFAVPRDTVQADIRQQVAAGATHITFGDPDFLNGPGQALAVARGLHAEFPGITFDFTAKVEHLLRHRRLLPELARLGAIFVVSAVESLSDTVLGHLAKGHTRADVGEALAAVREAGIAFHPTWVAFTPWTALEDYRDMLDFVEREALVDHVDPVQYSLRLLVPPGSLLLESPALQPFLEGLVQEEFSYRWAHPDPRMEALHTAVAAVAAQAAEQGEDPAITFDRVRAHWAAAAGLTPGPAVAPGLPRDRARPPRMTEPWFC, via the coding sequence ATGAAGGCGCCCGGGGACATCCTGCTGATCGCCTGCTACGAGCTGGGGCATCAGCCGTTGAGCGTCGCCTGGCCGGCGGCCGTGCTCGCGGAACGCGGCTACGCGCCGGCCGTGCTGGATGTGTCGGTGGAGCCCTTCGATCCCGAGAAGGCCGCCCGGGCCCGGCTCGTGGCCATCTCGGTCCCGATGCACACGGCGCTCCGGGTGGGTGTGACCGCCGCCGGGCGCGTGCGCGCCGTGAACCCCGGCTGCCACATCTGCTTCTTCGGGCTCTACGCGCACCTCAACGCCGGACATCTCCTCGCCCACGGCGTGGACAGCGTCATCGGCGGCGAGCCCGAGCCGCCTCTGGCCGATCTGGCCGACGCCCTCGCCAGAGGCCAGGAGCCCCGCGTGCCCGGCGTGGCCACGGCCCGGGCGCCCGCGCCGCCCCACCTCGCACGCCACCCCCTGCCGCGGCCGAGCCGCGCGTCGCTGCCGGGGCTCAAGAAGTACGCGCGGCTCGAGCGCGCCGGGCGACGGGAGGTGGCCGGCTACGTCGAGGCGAGCCGCGGCTGCCTCCACCTCTGCCGCCACTGTCCCATCCCGCCTGTCTACGGTGGCCGCTTCTTCGCGGTCCCCCGGGACACGGTCCAGGCGGACATCCGCCAGCAGGTCGCCGCCGGCGCCACCCACATCACCTTCGGCGATCCGGACTTCCTCAACGGGCCCGGCCAGGCCCTCGCGGTAGCCCGGGGGCTGCACGCCGAGTTCCCCGGGATCACCTTCGACTTCACCGCCAAGGTCGAGCACCTGCTGAGGCACCGCCGGCTCCTCCCCGAGCTCGCCAGGCTGGGCGCCATCTTCGTCGTCTCTGCCGTCGAGTCGCTCAGCGATACGGTGCTCGGCCACCTGGCCAAGGGGCATACGCGCGCCGACGTGGGGGAGGCGCTCGCAGCGGTGCGCGAGGCCGGCATCGCCTTCCATCCCACCTGGGTCGCCTTCACGCCGTGGACGGCGCTCGAGGACTACCGGGACATGCTGGACTTCGTCGAGCGCGAGGCACTCGTGGATCACGTGGACCCGGTGCAGTACTCGCTGCGGCTCCTGGTGCCGCCTGGCTCGCTGCTCCTCGAGAGCCCGGCGCTACAGCCCTTCCTGGAGGGGCTCGTCCAAGAGGAGTTCTCCTACCGGTGGGCGCACCCGGATCCCCGCATGGAGGCGCTCCACACGGCCGTGGCCGCCGTGGCGGCCCAGGCCGCCGAGCAGGGTGAGGATCCCGCCATCACCTTCGATCGGGTGCGCGCGCACTGGGCCGCGGCGGCCGGCCTCACTCCGGGCCCCGCCGTGGCCCCCGGCCTCCCCCGCGACCGGGCCCGCCCGCCGCGCATGACCGAGCCGTGGTTCTGCTGA
- a CDS encoding NifU family protein: protein MSDDLKARVQELIESTINPAVAGHGGFVELIDVQENKVYLQLGGGCQGCGAADITLKAGIERLIKEELPEVEEVLDTTDHSSGSNPYYTPGK, encoded by the coding sequence ATGAGCGACGATCTCAAGGCCAGGGTGCAGGAGCTGATCGAGTCGACCATCAACCCGGCCGTGGCTGGTCACGGCGGTTTTGTCGAGTTGATCGACGTCCAGGAGAACAAGGTCTATCTCCAGCTGGGCGGGGGCTGTCAGGGCTGTGGTGCGGCGGACATCACCCTGAAGGCGGGGATCGAGCGACTGATCAAGGAGGAGCTTCCGGAGGTCGAGGAAGTCCTCGATACCACCGACCACTCCTCCGGAAGCAACCCCTACTACACGCCCGGCAAGTAG